A genome region from Actinobacillus arthritidis includes the following:
- a CDS encoding heavy-metal-associated domain-containing protein, whose protein sequence is MKKLLFILLFSMGISPLVYANEATQSDNVATEQPAKKEVNFYIKEMNCQLCVYLVNKELRAIEGVVSTKANMKERKVKIIANENVSVEQMIKAIEKLSYTVEQV, encoded by the coding sequence ATGAAAAAATTACTGTTTATTTTGCTTTTTTCGATGGGAATTTCACCGCTTGTTTATGCTAATGAAGCGACACAAAGTGACAATGTAGCGACCGAACAACCGGCTAAAAAAGAAGTAAATTTCTACATCAAAGAAATGAATTGCCAATTGTGTGTTTATTTGGTCAATAAAGAATTGCGTGCGATTGAGGGGGTGGTTTCGACCAAAGCGAATATGAAAGAGCGTAAAGTTAAAATCATTGCTAATGAGAATGTATCAGTAGAACAGATGATTAAAGCGATTGAGAAACTTAGCTATACCGTTGAGCAGGTTTAG
- a CDS encoding mercuric transporter MerT family protein, with protein sequence MSLSQKNSNNRFFVSLTAALLAAVSSTACCIAPLVYLVFGISSPWLVSLSEYEYLQLPLLFVSLGAFGYGFWLLMFSKKIICTKYCSRRTLLILYWIAFVIILFFLSYPFVLPWLLE encoded by the coding sequence ATGAGCTTATCTCAAAAGAACTCAAATAACCGCTTTTTCGTTTCGCTTACCGCCGCATTACTGGCGGCGGTAAGTTCAACGGCCTGTTGTATTGCACCTTTGGTTTATTTGGTATTCGGTATTTCTTCGCCGTGGTTGGTTAGCCTTAGCGAATACGAATATTTACAGCTACCGTTATTATTTGTGTCGCTCGGTGCGTTCGGTTATGGCTTTTGGTTACTGATGTTTTCCAAGAAAATTATCTGTACTAAATATTGTTCTCGCCGAACTTTGCTCATTTTATATTGGATTGCTTTTGTGATTATTCTATTTTTCTTGAGCTATCCGTTTGTTTTACCTTGGTTATTAGAATGA
- a CDS encoding transporter substrate-binding domain-containing protein: protein MKKLLLASAIALTAFSAQAKDLTFAMEPSYPPFELTNEKGEIIGFDVDIANAICKEIQANCSFKSQAFDGLVQAVKQKRIDGAISAIDITEARAKQVAFTDAYYDSSASFIAVKGKADLNTAKNVGVQNGSTFQQYVVAEAKQYAPKSYASLQDAVLDLKNGRIDIIFGDTAVLADMLSKEAELAFVGGKVTNQKYFGNGLGIAVNKSNSELVAELNKGLAAIKANGEYQKIYDKWMTK from the coding sequence AGCATCAGCGATCGCACTTACTGCATTTTCAGCACAAGCAAAAGACTTAACTTTTGCGATGGAACCAAGCTACCCTCCGTTTGAATTGACTAATGAAAAAGGTGAAATCATTGGCTTTGATGTAGATATTGCCAATGCCATCTGTAAAGAAATCCAAGCAAATTGCTCATTCAAAAGCCAAGCATTTGACGGTTTAGTACAAGCAGTAAAACAAAAACGTATTGATGGTGCAATTTCAGCAATCGATATTACTGAAGCCCGTGCAAAACAAGTGGCATTTACCGATGCTTATTATGACAGTTCGGCAAGTTTTATTGCGGTAAAAGGTAAAGCGGATTTAAACACAGCTAAAAACGTTGGTGTGCAAAACGGCTCGACCTTCCAACAATATGTTGTTGCGGAAGCAAAACAATATGCACCGAAATCATACGCCTCATTACAAGATGCGGTGCTTGATTTAAAAAATGGTCGTATTGATATTATCTTCGGTGATACCGCGGTATTAGCGGATATGTTATCGAAAGAAGCGGAACTTGCTTTTGTTGGCGGTAAAGTAACCAATCAAAAATATTTCGGTAATGGTTTAGGTATCGCAGTAAATAAATCAAATAGCGAATTAGTTGCAGAGTTAAACAAAGGTTTAGCGGCAATTAAAGCGAACGGCGAATACCAAAAAATTTACGATAAATGGATGACTAAATAA
- the artM gene encoding arginine ABC transporter permease ArtM — MFQDYLAVIAQGIPTSLSLTAVSLVIAFILAVVFTFLLSMENKLTKAIVNAYLTLFTGTPLLVQFFLIYHGPGQFQWIVDSFAWQFLSDAWFCAALALALNSAAYSTQLFHGAVKAIPKGQWETCATLGLSRLDTLKILIPYALRRALPSYSNEIILVFKGTSLASTITLLDIMGYARQLYGTEYDALTIYGIAGAIYLVITGIMTLLLRRVESKVLAFERPAVEKA, encoded by the coding sequence ATGTTTCAAGATTATCTAGCTGTCATTGCACAAGGGATTCCAACCAGTCTGAGCCTAACGGCTGTGTCATTAGTTATCGCTTTTATTTTAGCGGTAGTGTTTACCTTCTTACTTTCGATGGAAAATAAGTTAACTAAAGCGATTGTAAACGCCTATTTAACGTTATTTACCGGCACACCGCTATTGGTACAATTCTTTTTGATTTACCACGGACCGGGGCAATTCCAATGGATTGTCGATAGCTTTGCGTGGCAATTCTTATCGGATGCGTGGTTTTGTGCGGCATTAGCGTTAGCGTTAAATAGTGCGGCATATTCAACTCAATTATTCCACGGTGCGGTAAAAGCGATTCCGAAAGGACAATGGGAAACCTGTGCGACACTTGGTTTAAGCCGTTTGGATACCTTAAAAATCTTAATTCCATACGCATTACGTCGTGCATTACCGTCATATAGCAATGAGATTATTTTAGTATTTAAAGGCACATCGTTAGCTTCAACTATCACGCTTTTAGATATTATGGGTTATGCTCGCCAGCTATACGGTACAGAATACGATGCTCTCACCATTTACGGCATTGCCGGAGCAATTTACTTAGTGATTACCGGTATTATGACGCTCCTATTACGCCGAGTAGAAAGCAAAGTATTAGCGTTTGAACGCCCGGCAGTAGAAAAAGCGTAA
- a CDS encoding transglutaminase-like domain-containing protein translates to MKKLLLATLLASSATFANQVPSYNTTTHTYEFNQNYDLVVPQGSKGETNLWVPLPFSNDYQDVKSIEFEGNYNKAYITENNQYGAKTLFANWDEKAPKRLLKVKLVVQTKDREPMATGALNGYQPPEKIIYSVDVQEYLKPTTHIKTDGIVKQYADKIVGKETNPLKKAELIHKWIVENMERDNSVLGCGDGDVEKMLTTGVLKGKCTDINSVFVALARASDIPAREVFGIRLGSAPKMSKFSKTAFGSSKDGVANENGGQHCRAEFYLAGFGWVPVDSADVAKMRLTEKKAVSDADTQAVSKYLFGNWEANWMGFNHARDFDLYPQPELTPINNFGYPYAEVGGDPLNSFDAKEFGYELISKELK, encoded by the coding sequence ATGAAAAAACTACTCTTAGCCACATTGCTGGCAAGCTCGGCTACATTTGCTAACCAAGTTCCAAGTTATAACACCACCACTCATACTTACGAATTTAATCAAAATTACGATCTCGTTGTACCGCAAGGCTCAAAAGGCGAAACCAATTTATGGGTGCCATTACCGTTCAGTAATGATTACCAAGATGTAAAATCGATTGAATTTGAAGGTAACTATAACAAAGCCTATATCACAGAAAACAATCAATACGGTGCGAAAACCTTGTTCGCTAATTGGGACGAAAAAGCCCCAAAACGTTTGTTAAAAGTGAAATTAGTGGTGCAAACCAAAGATCGTGAACCAATGGCAACAGGGGCTTTAAATGGTTATCAGCCACCTGAAAAAATCATTTATTCGGTAGATGTGCAAGAGTATCTCAAACCGACCACTCATATCAAAACAGACGGTATCGTGAAGCAATATGCGGATAAAATTGTCGGCAAAGAAACCAATCCGCTGAAAAAAGCTGAATTGATCCACAAATGGATTGTAGAAAATATGGAACGTGATAATTCCGTATTGGGTTGCGGTGACGGTGATGTTGAAAAAATGCTGACTACCGGGGTATTAAAAGGCAAATGTACTGATATTAACTCGGTATTTGTCGCCTTAGCTCGAGCGTCTGATATTCCGGCACGTGAAGTATTCGGTATTCGTTTAGGTTCGGCACCGAAAATGTCGAAATTCTCAAAAACCGCTTTCGGTAGTTCAAAAGACGGTGTTGCGAATGAAAATGGCGGACAACATTGCCGTGCCGAGTTTTATTTAGCCGGTTTCGGTTGGGTTCCGGTTGATTCGGCGGACGTGGCAAAAATGCGTTTAACTGAGAAAAAAGCGGTCAGTGATGCCGATACGCAAGCCGTTTCAAAATATTTATTCGGTAACTGGGAAGCCAACTGGATGGGATTTAACCATGCCCGTGATTTCGATTTATACCCACAACCGGAATTAACCCCAATTAATAATTTCGGTTATCCGTATGCCGAAGTGGGTGGCGATCCGCTTAATTCATTTGATGCAAAAGAGTTTGGTTATGAGCTTATCTCAAAAGAACTCAAATAA
- the artQ gene encoding arginine ABC transporter permease ArtQ: MFSEYLPLIYSATLMTLGLALASLVVGLLLSMLFVVLETNKQPCVSKPTSVFLALLRGLPEILVVLLIFFGSTELVEKITGEYVEFSAFSCGVLALSLIFSAYASQSLRGAIQAVPKGQWESGAALGLTRSYTFLKIIMPQVWRHALPGLSNQWLVLLKDTALISLIGVDDLMRQTDLINTNEHQPFTWYGLAALIYLAITLISQVIIAGLEKRFTRFERGGK; the protein is encoded by the coding sequence ATGTTTTCAGAATATCTTCCGCTTATTTATAGTGCAACCCTAATGACCTTAGGGTTGGCACTCGCCTCTCTGGTAGTCGGCTTATTGCTTTCAATGTTGTTTGTGGTACTTGAAACCAATAAACAACCTTGTGTGAGTAAACCGACTTCTGTTTTTTTGGCCCTATTGCGTGGTTTACCGGAGATTTTAGTCGTTTTACTCATTTTCTTCGGTTCAACCGAATTAGTTGAGAAAATTACCGGCGAATATGTTGAATTTAGTGCATTTAGCTGTGGGGTATTAGCACTTTCTCTTATTTTTTCTGCTTATGCTTCTCAATCTTTGCGAGGTGCAATCCAAGCTGTACCGAAGGGACAATGGGAAAGTGGTGCGGCATTAGGACTCACTCGTTCATATACTTTTTTAAAAATTATTATGCCGCAGGTTTGGCGACACGCCTTACCGGGGCTAAGTAATCAGTGGCTAGTGTTATTAAAAGATACCGCTTTAATCTCATTAATTGGTGTGGACGATTTAATGCGTCAAACAGATTTAATTAATACCAATGAACATCAACCTTTCACTTGGTACGGTTTAGCCGCATTAATTTATTTAGCGATTACCTTAATCAGCCAAGTAATTATTGCCGGACTTGAAAAACGTTTCACTCGCTTTGAAAGAGGGGGTAAATAA
- a CDS encoding autotransporter outer membrane beta-barrel domain-containing protein, producing the protein MKKTFNFTLSPIYLALFTGSIGLSSTTSFATECNHQSITEGFNLSNQTSIKVFNQCLANLTNAQTQNRFDFSNNTQVEFNQANITGEIKNMPGRFGGFYFINNDNSNLNINNSNITLNNPNDQSSFLGGSATILSKNASLSIKESNLKRSSNTNGNVIVWAENATVDISNTTLESDRNKVESSFYRMPLLDLRDSKTTLNNNNLISQQSENGIYVTNGSLSSSGNNLKFTNGTSPLLDSNNATVFSKNDTFTLTRESGKNSFYVSPTISIQNSNVTFDNLSIIQTNGDSFFSIRDSSIILNNPNLKHSGTTKSTLFDYIGNSQNNITVNNLTTSVNTAFRIIDGRVFDKKEITTITLNNSNITADSLSSNSFDSHSLTVVAQQSTLTGNMLGSGTKHLHLTDSHWNLSSTSSVTNLESKNSRISFAQQDNGRFATLNIEGDLSGNAHFSLNSDLARKMANKITVSGTAEGSHILEVHNSGGEPTKEGGRVTLVETKSGSALFKLHNQDNKDYVDAGAYRYHLNKEGTNWVLSNKVEEIPIIPDSPVEPIKPAEPVTPPTPVEPKPTVPVTPSTPVEPKPTVPVTPSTPVEPKPTVPVTPSTPIEPKPTEPVTPSTPVEPKPVVPVTPYEVVLSEKSNALVSLKQAQILQLEQSMNNIHQRLGEQKGTENGNVWVRNLNTRNKFDRTHTASNSRTSGFTQNLHSLEVGADFTVSERIRLGGFVGNARSNVDFSGNYGSGKVKNQTVGIYGTFLADNGFYWDNIAKYARVKSKSSTTGERSYNGYSLSTEIGRHHNIGNGWTITPQLQLAWSHLSGKSDEDSVASLYGRAGVRVAKTLTLADWSLQPYMEINGVKTKNRTANVRVNQHELEVSDVASSRSRFESALGLNAKLNNHRLGIEAKNSDGRRLNQPFLIQATYQYKW; encoded by the coding sequence ATGAAAAAAACATTCAATTTTACATTATCTCCAATCTATCTCGCTTTATTTACTGGAAGTATAGGTTTAAGTTCCACCACTAGCTTTGCTACAGAGTGTAATCATCAATCTATAACAGAGGGATTCAATCTTTCTAATCAAACATCTATCAAAGTATTCAATCAATGTCTTGCTAATTTAACAAATGCACAAACTCAAAATAGATTTGATTTTTCAAATAATACACAAGTAGAGTTTAACCAAGCGAATATTACTGGCGAAATTAAAAATATGCCAGGGCGTTTTGGGGGATTTTATTTTATTAATAATGATAACTCTAACCTAAATATTAATAATTCAAATATTACTCTTAATAATCCTAATGATCAGAGTTCATTTTTAGGCGGTTCTGCAACTATTCTGAGCAAAAATGCGAGTTTGAGTATTAAAGAAAGTAATCTTAAACGTTCTTCTAATACTAATGGAAATGTAATTGTTTGGGCTGAAAACGCAACGGTTGATATTTCTAATACAACGTTAGAAAGTGACCGAAATAAGGTTGAATCCTCCTTTTATAGAATGCCATTATTAGATCTTAGAGATTCAAAAACAACGTTAAACAATAATAATTTAATCTCTCAACAATCAGAAAACGGCATCTATGTTACAAATGGCTCACTTTCGAGTTCAGGAAATAATTTAAAATTTACTAATGGGACATCTCCGTTATTAGATTCAAATAATGCAACTGTTTTTTCTAAAAATGATACATTTACTCTCACGAGAGAAAGTGGTAAAAATTCTTTTTATGTCAGTCCGACTATTTCAATACAAAATAGTAACGTAACATTCGATAACCTTTCTATTATTCAAACAAATGGAGATTCCTTTTTTTCTATTCGAGATAGTTCCATTATTCTAAATAATCCTAATTTAAAACATAGCGGAACTACAAAGAGCACTTTATTTGATTATATAGGAAATAGCCAAAATAATATTACAGTTAATAATTTAACGACTTCTGTTAATACTGCTTTTCGTATCATTGATGGTAGGGTTTTCGATAAAAAAGAAATCACTACAATTACATTAAATAATAGCAATATTACGGCAGATTCCTTGAGTAGCAATTCTTTTGATTCTCATTCACTCACCGTTGTTGCTCAACAATCTACTTTAACCGGAAATATGCTAGGTTCCGGTACTAAGCATCTTCATTTAACCGATTCTCATTGGAATTTATCTAGCACTTCATCTGTAACAAATTTAGAGAGTAAAAATAGTCGCATCTCTTTTGCTCAACAAGATAATGGTAGATTTGCAACATTAAATATTGAAGGGGATCTTTCGGGTAACGCTCACTTTTCTTTAAATAGTGATTTAGCAAGAAAAATGGCTAATAAAATAACAGTTTCAGGAACTGCAGAGGGTTCTCATATATTAGAAGTTCATAATTCAGGAGGTGAACCGACAAAAGAAGGTGGACGAGTTACGCTAGTTGAAACCAAATCAGGTTCTGCTTTATTTAAATTACACAATCAAGATAATAAAGATTATGTAGATGCCGGTGCATATCGTTATCACTTAAATAAAGAGGGAACAAACTGGGTGCTTTCAAACAAAGTGGAAGAAATACCAATTATTCCAGATTCTCCTGTAGAACCAATCAAACCGGCTGAACCTGTTACACCACCTACACCGGTAGAACCTAAACCGACCGTGCCTGTTACACCATCTACACCGGTAGAACCTAAACCGACTGTGCCTGTTACACCATCTACACCGGTAGAACCTAAACCGACTGTGCCGGTTACGCCATCTACACCAATAGAACCTAAACCGACAGAGCCTGTTACACCATCGACACCGGTAGAACCTAAACCGGTTGTGCCTGTTACACCATATGAAGTCGTTCTTAGTGAAAAATCCAATGCTCTGGTTTCTCTCAAACAAGCTCAGATCCTACAACTTGAGCAAAGTATGAATAATATTCATCAACGTTTAGGCGAACAAAAAGGTACGGAAAACGGTAATGTTTGGGTAAGAAATCTGAATACTCGCAATAAATTTGATCGTACACATACTGCATCAAATAGTCGAACTTCAGGTTTTACACAAAACTTGCATAGCCTTGAAGTGGGGGCGGATTTTACGGTTTCAGAGCGTATTCGTCTTGGTGGTTTTGTCGGTAATGCACGTTCTAACGTAGATTTCAGCGGAAACTACGGTTCGGGTAAAGTAAAAAATCAAACCGTTGGTATTTACGGAACATTCCTCGCTGACAACGGTTTCTATTGGGATAATATTGCAAAATATGCTCGTGTGAAATCGAAATCTAGCACAACAGGTGAACGCAGTTATAACGGATATTCGCTTTCAACGGAAATTGGTCGCCATCATAATATTGGTAACGGTTGGACAATTACACCGCAATTACAATTAGCTTGGTCACATTTATCTGGTAAATCGGATGAAGATAGCGTTGCAAGCCTTTACGGACGTGCCGGTGTACGAGTTGCAAAAACACTTACTCTAGCTGATTGGTCACTTCAACCTTATATGGAAATTAATGGCGTAAAAACAAAAAATCGAACAGCTAACGTACGGGTAAACCAACACGAATTAGAAGTAAGTGATGTAGCAAGTAGTCGCTCACGTTTTGAGTCTGCATTAGGCCTAAATGCAAAACTGAATAACCATCGTCTAGGTATTGAAGCAAAAAACAGCGATGGCAGACGTTTAAATCAGCCGTTTCTTATTCAAGCTACCTATCAATATAAATGGTAG